Below is a window of Flavobacterium sp. CFS9 DNA.
TTAGGCACTTTTTCAATCATTTGAATCAAATATTTACCACCCGTAAAAACAACTCTATCCTCGTCACGGTATTCTATTTGCATATCCAAACGATCTCCACGATTCTCAAATTTTGACGGTTGAATTTTATAACCTTTTACGACTATCTCCTTATCTAAAATCTTAGCTGTATTTATTTTTTCACCGACAAAATTTTCTATTACCGGAGTTATTTCGAAATCTTTAAAACTTTTCATCTGGTATTAATTTTTTAATTAGGTGTTTTGAATTGCAATGTTTTGCCCAACCCCAATAGGCTGCCAGAACACTCCTATCCTTATTTTTTGACACTGCTTTTGCAAATCGTTTCTTAATTGACTTTCGAAGCAAGACATACTCATGATAAAACCTATAACCTAAAAAATCGATCCCTCTCTCACTAACAGGAAACACCTGGTAGTTTTCCTTGACATCAAGCTTTAATTTTTCGCTCAAATACACTTTAATTTCTCCTAAAAGAGAATGCAGATACTTTTTATTACCCGACAGAATCACAATATCATCTGCATATCGGAAATAGTACTTAACTTTTTTATTCTCTTTTATCCAGTGATCAAATCCGGTCAAAAAGTAGTTAGCGAAATACTGACTTAAATAGTTACCTATCGGTAAACCATCGGCACTGTCAATAATTTCATCCAACAACCAAATAAGATCCTGATCTTTAATTTTTCTTCTCAGAAGCATTTTTAAAACATCATGATCAATATTTGGATAGAACTTTTTGATATCCAGTTTCAAACAGTACTTAGTACCTGGAACATCTTTCAAAGTGAGCTTCAATTTATCAGATGCAGCATGTATTCCTTTTCCCTTTATGCAGCTGTAAGTATCAGTCGTAAAAACCGACACAAACAGTTTCTCAAGATGTATCATTATTGCATGATGCATTATTCTGTCAGGAAAATATGGAAGCTTGTAAACATCCCTTTCTTTTGGCTCAAACACTTTGAAAACTTGGTATTCAGAAGTTTTATAGGTTTTGCTTTTCAGCATTTTATGAAGCTTCAAAATATCAGCTTCTTTATTCTGATTATGCAACACAACCCCATATTGCTTCTGTTTACCTTTTTGAGCAACTTCATCAGCTTTTCTAAGATTTTCTAAGCTTATTATCTTTTCGTATAAATTACTTACTCTTTTCATGCCTTGCTTAAACAGGTCGTTTTCCCATAAGTACCAACGCCCTTTTAATTGTGTGATTTTTTGCCATGCTGGCAAGGTTTGCAATGATTAAATATCTTCTTTGCTCGGTGGGAGCTGACATTCGAATTCGTATTCCAGTTATCGTAGTTGTTGTACGAAAACCCGACACCCGAAGGAGAACTGTCAGCAACTCACTGCACAACCTGTTACTTTATTTCACTTCCCTTTCATAAACCATGAATGCTTTATAAAGATCTTCATGATTGTCAAAAACTCGTTTTGCGACTTCTCTTGATTCAGAAACAAGGCGGGAGCCGACAGCCGAATACGTAACCCGGTCACCGTAGCCGGCGTACGAAAACCCGACACCCGAAGGAGAACCCATTTCGGCAATAGGAAAATATTTATACTGATCATAATTTGTAAAATCAGGCTTGAAATTCGGATTATGATAATCAGTTGCAACCATCAATTTTGCGATTGCCTTGACAGCTTCAACATGTCTCTCAGGAATTCCCGTTACAACTATTGCATTGACGTCTAAATTTTCACTTTCGAAGATTTCTTCGATTGATGCATTTTTTTTCATGATAATTGGTTTTATGTAGTTCTTGATTTTTGGTACTCTGGTAAAAATTTCTTTACTGCATCCAACAGATTCAGTTTAGCATCAGGACCGACAAATACAAGGCGGGAGCCGACACCCGAATACGCATTCCAGCCAACGTAGTCGGCGCACGAAAACCCGACACCCGAAGGAGAACCCATTTTGAAATAAGCAAAATACTTATACTCATCTTCATTGGTCCAATCAGGAAACCTACTTTCATTATATGCCGCAACAATAAGAACCTCTAAAGCCTGCCCGATCTCATGATCTGCGAATCCATCCCACTTACGATAAAAATCTGCTTCAGTAGTATAGTTCAATTCAAAAACATCCTGAATCGTTTGGATTCTTTCTCTGATATTTTTTACAAACACTTTTTTACCAAATAGGTTTTCAAGCATTGTTTTCTGTTTAGGCGTAGCCTGGCCATGTGCTCTTACAGCATCCGTTTTATTTATCTGAATTGTTTCCATATTAAGCAGATTCAGTTATCATTAATGGTTTGTAAATTTCCTGCTCGAAAAGCTTTCCGGCATACTCAGCCAAATCACTTGATTTAAATGCAAGGCGGGAGCCGACAAGCGAACGCGCACTCCAGCGATCGCAGTCGTAGTACGAAAACCCGACACCCGAAGGAGAACCCATTTTGAAATAAGCAAAATACTTATACTCATCTTCATTGGTCCAATCAGGAATCCAGCCCTCATTGAATAATTTCGCCACAAGTTTTGCTTTTCTGTAAGCAACTTCATCAGATTCCAATCCATGACACGATAAATCAAAATCAGATTTCACAATATTCAGTTCTGAAAGAACATCATCAAACGACTTGATTCTTTCTTTGATTGATTTTAAGAAAACAGCTTTTCCCAGCAAGTTTTCAAGAAGCGATTTCCCTTTTGTGGTAGCTTCATCATGCGCTTTAATCGCATCTTTTTTGTTGATTTGTAATGTTTCCATAGTTTATATTTAGTTTAGGCATTCATCAAATTGATTAGATTTCGGCTTCTGCTTTTTGATGTAGATTTTGTAAAAACAAACCGACATTCCAACAGCAAACCACAGAATCACAAATATTACAGCAAAGCCAAAACAACCCAGAATCAGCCAGCCAAAAGCCTTAATTATCTCCACCATGATTTCTTTATTTTAGATTCAGGAAACATTGCATAGTGATACTTTTTCTCTCTGCGATTTACATTTATAGCCATTATTAAAATCCATATCA
It encodes the following:
- a CDS encoding reverse transcriptase domain-containing protein, yielding MQTLPAWQKITQLKGRWYLWENDLFKQGMKRVSNLYEKIISLENLRKADEVAQKGKQKQYGVVLHNQNKEADILKLHKMLKSKTYKTSEYQVFKVFEPKERDVYKLPYFPDRIMHHAIMIHLEKLFVSVFTTDTYSCIKGKGIHAASDKLKLTLKDVPGTKYCLKLDIKKFYPNIDHDVLKMLLRRKIKDQDLIWLLDEIIDSADGLPIGNYLSQYFANYFLTGFDHWIKENKKVKYYFRYADDIVILSGNKKYLHSLLGEIKVYLSEKLKLDVKENYQVFPVSERGIDFLGYRFYHEYVLLRKSIKKRFAKAVSKNKDRSVLAAYWGWAKHCNSKHLIKKLIPDEKF